One window of the Cryptomeria japonica chromosome 7, Sugi_1.0, whole genome shotgun sequence genome contains the following:
- the LOC131056624 gene encoding probable E3 ubiquitin-protein ligase RHC1A encodes MTPSRRGGYRNESNPERRGLLQQIIQGLRRRIEGEAETRRFNEEERLLRIERAELRSRIEEIIRRLQTINEGLLRSLNSPSITHQPEGISQQMEREGRELISALETIKLSLLHISNVPLCAICMIEFHVGEEACQMFCHKNHIFHHDCLRRWLERKKECPLCKTPVPYPYHQPSPPSSSPSS; translated from the coding sequence ATGACGCCATCCAGAAGAGGAGGATATCGAAATGAGAGCAATCCTGAAAGAAGAGGATTATTACAGCAGATTATACAAGGTTTGCGGCGTAGAATAGAAGGGGAAGCAGAAACACGCAGATTCAACGAAGAGGAACGCCTCCTCCGAATAGAGCGAGCAGAACTGAGAAGCAGGATTGAAGAGATAATAAGGAGGCTGCAAACAATAAATGAAGGCCTCCTCCGTAGTTTGAATTCTCCCTCAATTACACATCAACCTGAAGGTATATCTCAACAGATGGAGAGGGAGGGAAGGGAGTTGATAAGTGCGCTTGAAACCATAAAACTCTCTCTTCTTCACATTAGTAATGTTCCGCTTTGTGCAATTTGTATGATTGAATTTCATGTAGGGGAAGAAGCCTGCCAAATGTTCTGtcataaaaatcatattttccacCACGACTGTCTTCGCCGATGGTTAGAGAGGAAGAAAGAGTGCCCACTATGTAAGACGCCTGTGCCTTACCCATATCACCAACCATCTCCaccttcatcatcaccatcaagtTAG